A region from the Pseudomonas cucumis genome encodes:
- a CDS encoding L-iditol 2-dehydrogenase, with protein sequence MKRLEGKSTLITGSARGIGRTFAQAYIREGATVAIADINLERAQATATELGPNAYAVEMDVTDQQSIDGAIAAVIATTGKLDILINNAALFDLAPITEISRNSYERLFSINVSGTLFTLQAAAKQMIRQGHGGKIINMASQAGRRGEALVAVYCATKAAVISLTQSAGLNLIPHNINVNAIAPGVVDGEHWDGVDALFAQYENRPLGEKKRLAGQEVPYGRMGTADDLVGMAIFLASAESNYIVAQTYNVDGGNWMS encoded by the coding sequence ATGAAACGTCTAGAAGGAAAAAGCACCCTTATCACCGGTTCTGCCAGAGGCATCGGGAGAACGTTCGCGCAAGCCTACATCCGTGAAGGTGCTACGGTTGCGATCGCAGACATCAACCTGGAACGGGCGCAAGCCACCGCAACCGAGTTGGGGCCAAATGCCTATGCAGTCGAGATGGACGTGACCGATCAGCAATCAATCGACGGTGCCATCGCGGCGGTCATCGCCACCACAGGCAAGCTCGATATCCTGATCAACAACGCGGCACTGTTTGATCTCGCGCCAATTACGGAGATTTCTCGCAACAGCTACGAACGGCTGTTCTCGATCAACGTGTCCGGGACTCTGTTCACGCTACAGGCCGCGGCCAAGCAGATGATCCGCCAGGGCCACGGCGGCAAAATCATCAACATGGCCAGTCAGGCCGGTCGACGCGGTGAAGCGCTTGTCGCGGTGTATTGCGCGACCAAAGCAGCGGTGATCAGCCTCACGCAATCGGCCGGTCTCAATCTCATTCCCCATAACATCAACGTGAACGCCATCGCGCCGGGCGTGGTGGACGGTGAGCATTGGGATGGTGTCGATGCACTGTTCGCCCAATATGAGAACCGGCCGCTCGGTGAAAAGAAAAGGCTGGCGGGTCAGGAAGTACCCTATGGACGCATGGGCACGGCAGATGATCTTGTCGGTATGGCGATATTCCTGGCATCGGCCGAGAGCAATTACATCGTGGCGCAGACCTATAACGTCGATGGCGGCAACTGGATGAGCTGA
- a CDS encoding methyl-accepting chemotaxis protein: MQRDLRGMIEVVRSNAHGVSGMSQQLSSGCHQVAGSSQQQSVAASTMAAAASEMTASIEEITQHAERALDMANQAEELAKDGGRVIHQVVSDMDGIARSAQQSAQVIRTLDKESEGIFSIIQVIKGIADQTNLLALNAAIEAARAGEQGRGFAVVADEVRSLAGRTSASTQEIAAMVARIQQSTREAVTSMEAGVAQVDKGMAVTADVERAIREILQATLSTTELVNDISRTIGEQSLASNEIAHQVEMIAGMSEGNSKVINQTASTTDELSTLAGQLSQSVDRFRL; encoded by the coding sequence ATGCAGCGCGACCTGCGCGGCATGATCGAGGTGGTTCGCAGCAACGCCCACGGCGTGAGCGGCATGAGCCAGCAATTGAGCAGCGGCTGCCATCAGGTCGCGGGCAGCAGTCAGCAGCAAAGCGTCGCCGCCAGCACCATGGCCGCAGCCGCCAGTGAGATGACCGCGAGCATCGAGGAAATCACCCAGCATGCCGAGCGCGCACTGGACATGGCCAACCAGGCCGAGGAACTGGCCAAGGACGGCGGTCGGGTGATTCATCAGGTGGTCAGCGACATGGACGGGATTGCCCGTTCCGCGCAGCAGTCGGCCCAAGTGATCCGCACCCTGGACAAGGAGTCCGAGGGGATTTTCAGCATCATTCAGGTGATCAAGGGCATCGCCGATCAAACCAACCTGCTGGCACTTAACGCCGCGATCGAGGCCGCTCGCGCCGGTGAACAGGGCCGTGGTTTTGCCGTGGTGGCCGATGAGGTGCGCAGCCTGGCGGGCCGCACCAGCGCCTCCACACAGGAAATCGCCGCCATGGTCGCGCGCATCCAGCAAAGCACCCGTGAGGCGGTCACCAGCATGGAAGCGGGCGTCGCACAGGTCGACAAAGGCATGGCGGTGACCGCCGATGTCGAGCGCGCCATCCGCGAAATCCTCCAGGCCACCCTCAGCACCACTGAGCTGGTCAATGACATCAGCCGCACGATCGGCGAACAGAGCCTGGCGAGTAACGAAATTGCGCACCAGGTGGAAATGATTGCCGGCATGTCCGAAGGCAACAGCAAGGTCATCAATCAGACCGCTTCGACCACCGATGAGCTGTCCACCCTGGCGGGCCAGCTCTCGCAGTCGGTGGATCGGTTTCGCCTTTGA